In Paracoccus jeotgali, the following are encoded in one genomic region:
- a CDS encoding phosphatase PAP2 family protein, protein MPTHLLARRMIETALLGLLAAALFFALFPGADLAASHLFGDAAGFPIAHDPPWIALRYAFIATSDGAILGLALVLIRNLLKPASPLLTNAEIGFALLAYTLGPGLVANGIFKTFWGRARPREIVEFGGHHLFSSPLLPSHECLSNCSFVSGEGSAVTCVALIAVLLLWPRCGWRGRLAVVTAASLYAAFGSILRIAFGGHFLSDIIFAALLMGVVVPAIYLGVLHVSGGQRVDGATTARQRRRARPLPAVR, encoded by the coding sequence ATGCCCACCCACCTGCTCGCCCGACGCATGATCGAAACCGCCCTGCTGGGGCTACTGGCCGCTGCCCTGTTCTTCGCCCTGTTCCCCGGCGCCGATCTGGCCGCGAGCCATCTGTTCGGCGATGCCGCGGGCTTTCCCATTGCCCACGACCCGCCCTGGATCGCGCTGCGCTATGCGTTTATCGCGACCAGCGATGGTGCCATCCTCGGGCTCGCGCTTGTGCTGATCCGCAACCTGCTCAAGCCAGCGTCGCCGCTGCTGACGAACGCCGAGATCGGGTTCGCCCTGCTCGCTTACACGCTGGGGCCGGGGCTAGTCGCGAATGGCATCTTCAAGACCTTCTGGGGCCGCGCCCGCCCGCGCGAGATCGTAGAGTTCGGCGGCCACCACCTGTTCTCATCGCCGCTGCTGCCCTCGCACGAGTGCCTGTCGAATTGCAGCTTCGTCTCGGGCGAGGGCAGCGCGGTGACCTGCGTGGCGCTGATCGCGGTGCTGCTGCTATGGCCCCGCTGCGGCTGGCGCGGTCGCCTTGCGGTTGTCACCGCTGCGAGCCTTTACGCGGCCTTTGGCTCGATCCTGCGGATCGCCTTTGGCGGCCATTTCCTAAGCGACATCATCTTTGCCGCGCTGCTGATGGGCGTTGTCGTGCCCGCGATCTATCTCGGCGTCTTGCACGTCTCGGGAGGCCAGCGCGTCGATGGGGCAACCACCGCGCGACAAAGAAGACGCGCCCGACCCTTGCCCGCCGTCCGCTGA
- a CDS encoding PepSY domain-containing protein — translation MTRRPITLLAAALVSTAALSAGAAFADSDQQEITLFQNAAHDMRAAIATAEDATGGKAVEAEFDEDDGTGMWEVETVAGTRRAEVKIDATTGAVVKTKDKGDIADKDQPVTPDMLGAPLADLVTKAEAAGGGKVMSIDYEHGKLAGIEVEIVKPDGSLQEFMMDPAGGTLTPLTAGQDEDEAGEAAAEGANMGQTAPGGGAGPAGSGG, via the coding sequence ATGACACGCAGACCCATCACGCTTCTGGCCGCAGCCCTCGTCTCGACCGCCGCCCTGTCCGCAGGCGCCGCCTTCGCCGACAGCGACCAGCAGGAAATCACCCTGTTCCAGAACGCAGCCCATGACATGCGCGCCGCCATCGCGACCGCCGAGGACGCCACCGGCGGCAAGGCCGTCGAGGCCGAGTTCGACGAAGACGACGGCACCGGCATGTGGGAGGTCGAGACCGTCGCCGGCACCCGCCGCGCCGAGGTCAAGATCGACGCCACGACCGGGGCGGTGGTCAAGACCAAGGATAAGGGCGACATCGCCGACAAGGATCAGCCGGTCACGCCCGACATGCTGGGCGCGCCGCTGGCCGATCTGGTGACGAAAGCCGAGGCCGCCGGCGGCGGCAAGGTCATGTCCATCGACTATGAACACGGCAAACTGGCCGGGATCGAGGTCGAGATCGTCAAACCCGATGGCAGCCTGCAGGAGTTCATGATGGACCCCGCCGGTGGCACCCTGACCCCGCTGACCGCAGGGCAGGATGAGGACGAGGCTGGCGAAGCGGCTGCCGAGGGCGCAAACATGGGCCAGACCGCCCCGGGCGGCGGCGCCGGTCCCGCCGGCTCTGGCGGCTGA